ATCAATTGGAGCTGGTTTAACAAATGGAATCTCATCTTGGTACTTTTCGGGCATGAATTTTTTCAACACCTCAGGCACTTTTATGCCAGTTTCGGTTTGATGTGTCTCCAAAATAGCACAGATGACACGAGTGGCAGCGCACATGGTGGCATTTAACATGTGCACATAATCGACGGCAGCATTCATCTTTTTTGTCTGACCGTAACGCACGAGGAGTCGCCTTGCTTGGTAGTCCAGGCAGTTTGAGCAGGAGACCAGCTCACGGAATGCACCACTGCCGCCGAACCATGCTTCCAAGTCGAGCTTCTTTGAGGCGGCATGGTTGAGGGCTCCCGAAACAATGTTAACTACCCGATATGGTATGCCTAAAGATTGACAGAACTGTTCCGCGTTGCCGATCATCTCGTCCATCATTTCCCAGGATTTGTTATCGTGCGGCGAGGTCAGCACGAACTGTTCTACCTTCTCGAACTGATGCACACGGAATATTCCACGAGTATCACGTCCGTGAGATCCTACCTCTTGACGGAAGCAGGTTGAGAGCCCGGCGTATTTGATGGGCAGTGAAGCCTCTGGGAGCCATTCATCACGGTGATATGCGGCGATAGGTTGTTCGGAGGTGGCAATTAGGTATTTTTCATCGACACCGGCTTCCTCGGCCTTCTCACTGCCCTTTCCCACAACCTTGTACAATTCCTCGTCGAATTGCGAAAGTTGTGCAACTTCTTGCATCACTTCTTTGCGCATGAAGAATGGAGTATACAGAGGTGTGTAGTCTTTCTTATACAGACTGTGGAGTGCATGCTGGATGAGGGCCTGTTCCAGGAACACGGCAGGACCAGTTAGGAAATAACCACGTCCACCGGAAACGACGGATCCCTTCTCAGCGTTCATACCATCAATCATGACAATGAGATCCACATGGGAGTATTTTCCCCGCACTGTGCAATCCCCAAATGTCCTCTCGACTTTGTTCTTCTCTTCGTCGTCGCTGACGGGAACACTCTCGTGCAAGTGATTGCCTACCTCACGCAGAGCTGAGTTCCGAGTTGCTTCGGCCTGTTGCAGGAGCTTCTCATTCTCAGCCATATCTTCGTCAATTAGAACACGAACTTTCTACAAATTCAAGAATGCAAATTCATGAATTGAAGTGAATGGAAAAATATGAGGTCTTATAATTGCTTACCTTAATTTGGTTGACGGTGAGACTCTTGAGAATGTCGGCAGTGAGTTCGGTAAGGTCTTTCTTCAAATTTTCAGGAACTGGCTCCTTATCATCGCCCACTGGTTccttcttcttcattttctcGCCGATTTCTTTGCTGCAgacatttttaactttgtttaagTTGTCCGCACGATGTCTTCTCTGTCTCCATTCGGTGTCCTGAGCAATCACGGTCTCAACTAGAGCTACATCCTTGAATCGTTTCGATTGATTCTCACGAATTTTATCGGGATTGCCTCCTTTGTCACTGCGGAAGAGATCTAAATCCAAAACCATGTTTATTGATTCGTAGAAAATTCGGTTCCTTTAAAAGATTTTAGCCCAACAACGTGGCCGTGGAGCagttttgt
This window of the Eupeodes corollae chromosome 3, idEupCoro1.1, whole genome shotgun sequence genome carries:
- the LOC129949644 gene encoding serine--tRNA ligase, cytoplasmic, with the protein product MVLDLDLFRSDKGGNPDKIRENQSKRFKDVALVETVIAQDTEWRQRRHRADNLNKVKNVCSKEIGEKMKKKEPVGDDKEPVPENLKKDLTELTADILKSLTVNQIKKVRVLIDEDMAENEKLLQQAEATRNSALREVGNHLHESVPVSDDEEKNKVERTFGDCTVRGKYSHVDLIVMIDGMNAEKGSVVSGGRGYFLTGPAVFLEQALIQHALHSLYKKDYTPLYTPFFMRKEVMQEVAQLSQFDEELYKVVGKGSEKAEEAGVDEKYLIATSEQPIAAYHRDEWLPEASLPIKYAGLSTCFRQEVGSHGRDTRGIFRVHQFEKVEQFVLTSPHDNKSWEMMDEMIGNAEQFCQSLGIPYRVVNIVSGALNHAASKKLDLEAWFGGSGAFRELVSCSNCLDYQARRLLVRYGQTKKMNAAVDYVHMLNATMCAATRVICAILETHQTETGIKVPEVLKKFMPEKYQDEIPFVKPAPIDVEAAAAATGKKGKKSKEAAA